The Ferrimicrobium sp. genome includes a region encoding these proteins:
- a CDS encoding glutamate decarboxylase, with product MTRLSGGHDSNETSDGIRVNPVYADGPDHEIPKYQIPPVGMSAQAAYQLISDEIDLDGSARLNLATFVTTWMEPEADQLYLEAVDKNIVDKDEYPQTAAIEDRCIAIIGDLWHAPDPENVIGTSTTGSSEACMLAGLALKRRWMAKRRAQGKDVDRPNIVFSSSVQVVWEKFANYFEVEPRYVPITHEEPYLTARGVLEAVDERTIGVVPILGVTYTGIYEPIAEITRALDDLAARTELDIPVHVDAASGGFVAPFLQPELVWDFSLERVHSINTSGHKYGLVYPGLGWVLWRTKDLLPDELIFKVSYLGGEMPTFGLNFSRPGAQVLLQYYNLIRLGFEGYTRVQRETQHTAAIIAAGLDDLASMSVIARGDALPVVAWTKTADANPNWNLHHLSSKLRERGWQVPVYPMPDNLSDELIMRAVLRNGFRSDMAALFVDDIKRAVQELEELDAPMPTSSHVNGFHH from the coding sequence AGTACCAAATTCCCCCTGTTGGGATGAGCGCCCAGGCGGCTTACCAGTTGATCAGCGATGAGATCGACCTCGACGGTTCCGCACGACTGAATCTTGCTACGTTTGTCACGACCTGGATGGAGCCTGAAGCAGATCAGCTCTATCTTGAGGCAGTCGACAAGAATATTGTCGACAAGGATGAGTACCCGCAGACTGCCGCGATTGAGGATCGGTGCATCGCGATTATCGGCGACCTATGGCATGCACCAGACCCAGAAAATGTGATCGGAACTTCAACGACCGGCTCATCTGAGGCATGTATGCTTGCTGGGCTGGCCCTGAAACGAAGGTGGATGGCCAAACGACGAGCTCAAGGTAAGGATGTCGATCGACCCAATATCGTCTTTAGCTCATCGGTGCAGGTCGTGTGGGAGAAGTTTGCGAACTACTTTGAGGTCGAGCCGCGCTACGTCCCAATTACCCATGAGGAGCCGTACCTCACCGCCCGTGGAGTCCTTGAGGCGGTCGATGAGCGAACTATCGGCGTCGTTCCTATTCTCGGCGTGACCTACACCGGCATCTACGAGCCTATCGCAGAGATCACTCGAGCGCTGGATGATCTCGCCGCCCGGACAGAACTCGACATCCCGGTCCACGTCGACGCGGCATCGGGTGGCTTTGTTGCACCTTTCCTCCAACCGGAATTGGTGTGGGATTTCTCCCTTGAACGCGTGCACTCGATCAACACTTCGGGTCACAAGTATGGTTTGGTTTACCCCGGTCTTGGCTGGGTGTTGTGGCGGACCAAAGATCTGTTGCCTGACGAGTTGATCTTCAAGGTCTCCTACCTTGGGGGGGAGATGCCAACCTTCGGACTCAATTTTTCTCGTCCTGGCGCACAAGTGCTGCTCCAGTACTACAACCTGATCCGTTTAGGTTTTGAGGGTTACACGCGGGTGCAACGCGAGACCCAACATACCGCCGCCATCATCGCTGCGGGACTCGATGATCTCGCATCGATGTCGGTCATCGCTCGGGGTGACGCACTGCCGGTGGTTGCGTGGACCAAAACCGCCGATGCAAACCCCAACTGGAACCTCCACCATCTCTCTTCGAAGCTGCGGGAGCGTGGATGGCAGGTACCGGTCTATCCAATGCCCGATAATTTGTCGGATGAGCTGATCATGAGAGCGGTCTTGCGCAACGGCTTCCGAAGTGACATGGCCGCGTTGTTTGTCGACGATATCAAGCGAGCCGTCCAGGAACTCGAGGAGCTTGACGCTCCTATGCCCACATCGTCGCATGTCAACGGCTTCCATCACTAG